The following are from one region of the Nicotiana tomentosiformis chromosome 7, ASM39032v3, whole genome shotgun sequence genome:
- the LOC138895084 gene encoding uncharacterized protein produces the protein MTEVEKRLQIIEAKNLSQQHGSKHAELSQQHGSKHADLGGDVGKHLKTQNLQTNTILHTAAGTSTSAIRKGKHTNTNMNAMFNKPYTPKSQNPLTPSPQTTSYRESLNQEKQTYDYITNSYIQNIHKIQTFLNLNPRSKTIQNPKTDYITQPLQGYNRLIAQPGTNANLVKTCYNYGLLSTVYTQTGQEIATIPELYSAFTTYKRITKGDLFYIKFYVAPAEILYNEIKPIIQVIKLGLTREMIIPENVQIQPEIPKPDIPAFYSNKRIIGLSTILSELVNNYVEEKPIWGYQSREHTMIYTHSKNLRENDMEEIRRWIKTLIQPEEAPITRAIRGEFISQNLMTRYCKQISPIYSEHICSKCQGEKNIVPEIKFEEEEN, from the coding sequence ATGACGGAAGTAGAAAAGAGGTTGCAGATTATAGAAGCAAAAAACCTAAGCCAGCAGCATGGCTCAAAACATGCGGAACTAAGCCAGCAGCATGGCTCAAAACATGCGGACCTAGGAGGTGACGTTGGGAAACACCTAAAAACCCAAAACCTACAAACTAACACTATTTTACATACAGCTGCAGGTACATCAACATCAgcaataagaaaaggaaaacatacaaatacaaatatgaacgCCATGTTCAACAAGCCATATaccccaaaatcccaaaatccttTGACACCATCACCACAAACAACTAGCTATAGAGAAAGCTTAAACCAGGAAAAACAAACCTACGATTATATTACCAACAGCTATATACAAAATATCCACAAGATTCAAACCTTTTTAAACCTAAATCCGAgatcaaaaacaatccaaaacccAAAAACAGACTATATAACACAACCATTACAAGGATACAACCGACTGATTGCCCAACCAGGGACGAATGCAAATTTAGTTAAAACATGTTACAATTACGGACTATTAAGTACAGTGTACACACAAACCGGACAAGAAATAGCTACAATACCAGAGCTATATAGTGCCTTTACTACCTACAAGAGAATCACCAAAGGAGAcctattttatataaaattttatgtaGCACCAGCAGAGATACTCTATAACGAGATAAAACCAATAATCCAAGTTATTAAATTAGGACTAACTAGAGAAATGATTATCCCAGAAAATGTACAAATACAACCAGAAATACCCAAACCTGATATACCAGCATTCTACTCAAACAAAAGAATTATAGGACTATCAACCATTCTAAGTGAACTAGTCAACAATTATGTagaagaaaaacctatttgggGATACCAATCCCGAGAACACACGATGATCTACACCCATTCAAAAAACCTAAGGGAAAACGACATGGAAGAGATACGGAGATGGATTAAAACATTAATCCAACCAGAAGAAGCACCCATTACAAGAGCAATTAGAGgagaatttatttctcaaaacttAATGACAAGATACTGCAAACAAATTAGTCCAATCTACTCAGAGCACATATGTTCGAAATGTCAAGGAGAGAAAAACATAGTTCCAGAAATcaaatttgaagaagaagaaaactaa